A window from Parus major isolate Abel chromosome 27, Parus_major1.1, whole genome shotgun sequence encodes these proteins:
- the LOC107215165 gene encoding heat shock protein beta-11-like translates to MLCRMHLAPFASSSLASRLGTVRTLWPHAETIFTELQQEMEKAREFMSSFEQLLSNHGAIAAEHTPSTSMTLTQGSGDGFSVCQDVKNFAPEQLSVKVVGRKVVLVGQKETQNIDEKGSFSYKYEVLKREWDVPEEVDAEALTCSLSKEGQLRIEAPKLALPAAPERSVPIQVSPAAPHTGPASEDGASKKAQV, encoded by the coding sequence atgcttTGCCGGATGCACCTCGCACCATTCGCCTCCAGCTCCCTGGCCAGCCGGCTGGGCACAGTGAGGACCCTCTGGCCACACGCAGAGACCATCTTCAccgagctgcagcaggagatggagaaagCTCGGGAGTTCATGAGCAGCTTCGAGCAGCTCCTGAGCAACCACGGAGCCATCGCCGCAGAGCACACCCCGAGCACCAGCATGACCCTGACCCAGGGCTCTGGGGACGGCTTCTCTGTCTGCCAGGACGTCAAGAACTTCGCTCCCGAGCAGCTGTCGGTGAAGGTGGTGGGCAGGAAGGTGGTGCTGGTGGGGCAGAAGGAGACACAGAACATCGATGAGAAGGGCTCCTTCTCCTACAAGTACGAGGTGCTGAAGCGGGAGTGGGACGTGCCTGAGGAGGTGGATGCCGAAGCTCTGACCTGCTCCCTGTCCAAGGAAGGGCAGCTCCGCATCGAGGCCCCCAAGCTGGCGCTGCCAGCCGCTCCCGAGAGGAGCGTGCCCATCCAGgtcagccctgctgccccacaCACCGGACCAGCTTCTGAGGATGGAGCCAGCAAGAAAGCCCAGGTGTAA
- the HCRT gene encoding orexin has product CALLRQPRRAACLLLLLLFCSLAAARQNLPHCCRQKTCSCRVYDLLHGMGNHAAGILTLGKRKSVPLAFQSRLYRLLHGSGNHAAGILTMGKRGQHPGTACHDTLGCPAGTVAQPTAMPRGADSSPDGPRECQGHSGKDLSTSQAQGAARSFY; this is encoded by the coding sequence TGCGCGTTGCTCCGGCAGCCCCGGCGAGCtgcctgcctcctgctcctgctcctcttctgctccctggctgctgcccgGCAGAACCTGCCCCACTGCTGCCGGCAGAAGACCTGCTCCTGCCGTGTCTACGACCTCCTGCACGGCATGGGCAACCACGCCGCTGGCATCCTCACACTGGGCAAGAGGAAGAGCGTTCCCCTGGCCTTCCAGAGCCGGCTGTACCGCCTGCTCCATGGCTCCGGCAACCACGCTGCGGGCATCCTCACGATGGGCAAGCGCGGGCAGCACCCTGGCACCGCCTGCCACGACACGCTGGGCTGCCCTGCGGGCACGGTCGCCCAGCCGACAGCGATGCCGAGAGGTGCTGACAGCAGCCCTGACGGCCCCAGGGAGTgccagggacactcagggaaGGATCTGAGCACGAGCCAGGCCCAGGGAGCTGCGAGGAGCTTTTACTAA
- the RAB5C gene encoding ras-related protein Rab-5C, which yields MAGRGGAARPNGPAAGNKICQFKLVLLGESAVGKSSLVLRFVKGQFHEYQESTIGAAFLTQTVCLDDTTVKFEIWDTAGQERYHSLAPMYYRGAQAAIVVYDITNTDTFVRAKNWVKELQRQASPNIVIALAGNKADLANKRAVDFQDAQTYADDNSLLFMETSAKTAMNVNEIFMAIAKKLPKNEPQNAPGGPGRNRVVDLQESSQPSRSQCCSN from the exons ATGGCAGGTCGAGGTGGAGCTGCCCGACCGAATGGACCAGCTGCTGGGAACAAAATCTGCCAGTTTAAACTTGTTCTCTTGGGCGAGTCAGCGGTGGGGAAGTCCAGCCTGGTCCTGCGCTTTGTGAAGGGGCAGTTCCACGAGTACCAGGAGAGCACAATTGGAG CTGCCTTCCTAACACAGACAGTGTGTCTGGATGACACAACAGTGAAGTTTGAGATCTGGGACACGGCGGGGCAGGAGCGGTACCACAGCCTGGCCCCCATGTACTACCGGGGGGCTCAGGCAGCCATCGTGGTCTACGACATCACGAACACA GACACATTTGTACGAGCCAAGAACTGGGTGAAAGAGTTGCAGAGGCAGGCTAGTCCCAATATTGTAATTGCACTAGCAGGAAACAAGGCAGACCTTGCTAACAAGAGAGCTGTGGACTTCCAG GATGCACAAACATATGCAGATGACAACAGCTTGCTGTTCATGGAGACGTCAGCGAAGACAGCGATGAATGTGAATGAAATCTTCATGGCAATAG CCAAGAAACTGCCAAAAAATGAACCCCAGAATGCTCCTGGTGGCCCAGGCAGGAATCGGGTGGTGGACCTTCAGGAGAGCAGCCAGCCGAGCAGAAGCCAGTGCTGCAGCAACTGA
- the KCNH4 gene encoding potassium voltage-gated channel subfamily H member 4 — MPVMKGLLAPQNTFLDTIATRFDGTHSNFILANAQGRCGFPIVYCSDGFCDLTGFARTEVMQKNCSCRFLCGAETSEPILQSIEKALDSRQEYQTEVCFYKKGGAAFWCLLDIMPIKNEKGEVVLFLFSFKDITESRGRSYPGDKKEEKQRSEKQRSKKPGNSHLRAARRQGRTMLHQLSSQFVRRDRGEMKINRNVFENKPSIPEYKVASVQKSRFILLHYSIFKALWDWLILLATFYVAITVPYNVCFTGTEDSLSAARSTIVSDIAVEMLFILDIILNFRTTYVSQSGQVVYDPRSICIHYVATWFFVDLIAALPFDLLYIFNVTVTSLVHLLKTVRLLRLLRLLQKLDRYSQYSAMVLTLLMSMFALLAHWMACIWYVIGRKELESNDPRTWDIGWLHELGKRLEAPYINNSVGGPSIRSAYIASLYFTLSSLTSVGFGNVCANTDTEKIFSICTMLIGALMHAVVFGNVTAIIQRMYSRRSLYHTRMKDLKDFIRVHHLPQQLKQRMLEYFQTTWSVNNGIDANELLHDFPDELRADVAMHLNKDILQLPIFETASRGCLRSLSLHIKTSFCAPGEYLLRQGDALQANYFVCSGSLEVLKDNVVLAILGKGDLIGADLCSTDQVIKTNADVKALTYCDLQHIGLRGLCEVLQLYPEYASKFTADIHQDLTFNLREGSEMEGLCRYSRSPRLSQAPQPRPESGAAPEKPLPSIVEAEEEPDEVFQQSPGSTSRRKLLLPALSSSVRRGSLSSLLGDELCQVSALRHSCHSPARGGRGRSPSPQCRRDPRLLERDGGVGRRPAKLLIPSLHTYGPPDLSPRVVDGIEDNGGTSESQTFCFNVDPPPSAARDSPTSGTDTGGPALVMETEEIKQNISRLNQEINHLNQEVSHLSRELQNMMELLKSHLGTPQPPAWPCRLPATVSPPPRPSPPAAPAPPSPPVPLSSLSSPTASPRAKRCPVRSRSAHAAALHPWLGTEGPRPPRGDTPGPDPRRGSDSQPPDPSPAARPGLGLGPARSRGPAPPARTDPAGTGGASPGTPLRAGPARRGPARRGPARSPPGRRTPNTRRDFDTVLYFSPTGPFLHPGRAQQPRPGSRGAGSGGDLAEGAGGNP; from the exons ATGCCGGTGATGAAGGGGCTGCTGGCGCCGCAGAACACCTTCCTGGACACCATCGCCACCCGCTTCGATGGCACAC ACAGCAACTTCATCCTGGCGAACGCACAGGGCCGCTGTGGCTTCCCCATCGTCTACTGCTCCGATGGCTTCTGCGACCTCACCGGCTTTGCCCGCACCGAGGTCATGCAGAAGAACTGCAGCTGCCGCTTCCTCTGCGGGGCTGAGACCAGCGAGCCCATCCTGCAGAGCATCGAGAAGGCGCTGGACAGCAGGCAGGAGTACCAGACTGAGGTCTGCTTCTACAAGAAGGGTG GAGCTGCCTTCTGGTGCCTGCTGGACATCATGCCCATCAAGAACGAAAAGGGGGAGGTGgtgctcttcctcttctccttcaaGGACATCACAGAGAGCCGAGGCAGGAGCTACCCTGGGGACAAGAAGGAGG AGAAGCAAAGGAGTGAGAAACAGAGGAGCAAGAAGCCTGGGAACTCACACCTGAGGGCTGCACGGAGGCAGGGCAGGACCATGCTGCATCAGCTCAGCAGCCAGTTTGTCCGGAGGGACCGTGGCGAGATGAAAATCAACCGT AACGTGTTTGAGAACAAGCCGTCCATCCCCGAGTACAAGGTGGCCTCAGTACAGAAGTCCCGCTTCATCCTGCTCCACTACAGCATCTTCAAGGCACTCTGGGACTGGTTGATCCTGCTGGCCACCTTCTACGTGGCTATCACCGTCCCCTACAACGTCTGCTTCACGGGCACAGAGGACAGTCTCTCAGCTGCCCGCAGCACCATTGTCAGCGACATCGCCGTAGAGATGCTCTTCATCCTCG ATATCATCCTGAACTTCCGGACAACATACGTGAGCCAGTCGGGCCAGGTTGTGTACGACCCTCGCTCCATCTGCATCCATTACGTGGCCACCTGGTTCTTCGTGGATCTGATCGCTGCTCTGCCCTTCGATCTGCTCTACATCTTCAATGTGACTGTG ACCTCGCTGGTTCACCTGCTGAAGACGGTGCGGCTGCTGCGGCTGCTGCggctgctgcagaagctggaCCGGTACTCGCAGTACAGCGCCATGGTGCTCACGCTGCTCATGTCCATGTTTGCGCTGCTGGCGCACTGGATGGCCTGCATCTGGTACGTCATCGGCCgcaaggagctggagagcaACGACCCCCGCACCTGGGACATCG GCTGGCTGCACGAGCTGGGCAAGAGGCTGGAGGCTCCCTACATCAACAATTCGGTGGGGGGCCCCTCCATCCGCAGCGCCTACATCGCCTCCCTCTACTTCACCCTCAGCAGCCTGACCAGCGTGGGCTTCGGCAACGTCTGCGCCAACACCGACACTGAGAAGATCTTCTCCATCTGCACCATGCTCATTGGGG CGCTGATGCACGCCGTTGTCTTTGGCAATGTCACGGCCATCATCCAGCGCATGTACTCCCGCCGCTCGCTCTACCACACGCGCATGAAGGACCTCAAGGACTTCATCCGCGTCCAtcacctgccccagcagctcaaGCAGAGGATGCTGGAGTACTTCCAGACCACCTGGTCGGTGAACAACGGCATTGATGCTAACGAG CTCCTACACGACTTCCCCGACGAGCTGCGTGCGGATGTGGCCATGCACCTCAACAAGGACATCCTGCAGCTGCCCATCTTTGAGACCGCCAGCCGGGGCTGCCTCCGCTCCCTCTCGCTCCACATCAAGACCTCATTCTGTGCCCCGGGGGAGTATCTGCTGCGCCAGGGGGACGCGTTGCAGGCCAACTACTTTGTCTGCTCCGGCTCCCTCGAGGTGCTGAAGGACAACGTGGTCCTGGCCATCCTGG GCAAAGGGGATTTGATTGGAGCCGACCTGTGCAGCACGGACCAGGTGATCAAGACCAATGCGGATGTGAAGGCGCTGACCTACTGTGACCTTCAGCACATCGGGCTGCGAGGGCTCTGTGAAGTGCTACAGCTCTATCCTGAGTACGCCAGCAAGTTCACAGCTGACATCCACCAGGACCTGACCTTCAACCTGCGGGAGGGCAGCGAGATGGAG GGGCTCTGCCGCTACTCCCGGTCCCCGAGGCTGTCGCAGGCGCCACAG CCTCGTCCGGAGAGCGGTGCTGCCCCGGAGAAGCCCCTTCCCTCCATCGtggaggctgaggaggagccCGACGAGGTTTTCCAGCAGTCCCCTGGCAGCACCTCCCGCcgcaagctgctgctgcccgcGCTGAGCAGCTCCGTGCGCCGTggctccctgagcagcctcctgGGCGATGAGCTGTGCCAGGTCTCAGCCCTGCGGCACAGCTGCCACTCCCCAGCCCGTGGGGGCCGCGGCCGCAGCCCCTCCCCGCAGTGCCGGAGGGACCCCCGGCTCCTGGAGCGGGATGGTGGCGTGGGCAGGAGGCCGGCCAAGCTCCTCATCCCCTCGCTGCACACTTACGGCCCGCCCGACCTCAGTCCCAG AGTCGTGGATGGGATTGAAGACAACGGAGGGACTTCAGAGTCACAAACTTTCTGCTTCAACGTGGACCCGCCGCCGAGTGCGGCAAGGGATTCCCCCACCTCAG GGACTGACACAGGCGGCCCAGCCCTGGTGATGGAGACAGAGGAGATAAAGCAGAACATCAGCCGGCTCAACCAGGAG ATCAACCACCTCAACCAGGAGGTTTCGCACCTCAGCCGGGAGCTGCAGAACATGATGGAGCTGCTCAAGAGTCACCTGGGcaccccgcagcccccggcctGGCCCTGCCGCCTGCCTGCCACCGTCTCGCCGCCTCCCCGGCCCTCGCCGCCCGCTGCCCCGGCGCCCCCCTCGCCCCCGGtgcccctcagctccctcagctctccCACCGCCAGCCCCCGGGCCAAACGCTGTCCCGTCCGCAGCCGTTCTGCCCACGCCGCCGCGCTGCACCCCTGGCTGGGCACCGAGGGGCCGCGCCCGCCGCGGGGGGACACCCCCGGCCCCGACCCTCGCCGGGGCTCGGACTCGCAGCCGCCCGATCCTTCCCCGGCTGCTCGGCCGGGGCTTGGTCTCGGGCCCGCCCGCAGCCGCGGTCCGGCTCCACCAGCTCGCACTGACCCAGCGGGCACCGGGGGAGCCTCCCCGGGGACTCCGCTCCGGGCGGGCCCTGCCCGGCGGGGCCCTGCCCGGCGGGGCCCTGCCCGGAGTCCCCCGGGACGCCGCACTCCGAACACTCGCAGGGATTTTGATACGGTTTTATACTTTTCGCCCACGGGGCCTTTTCTACATCCCGGCCGGGCCCAGCAGCCCCGCCCGGGGTcccgcggggccgggagcggcggggaTCTGGCGGAGGGGGCCGGGGGGAATCCGTAG
- the LOC107215164 gene encoding heat shock protein 30C-like, whose protein sequence is MLCRLHFMPPMSSSLFPWLGPVRTLWPHPGTLFAELEREMRLEMERAREFMSSVEQYLSGGSSPGRLGITAERTPSTSAALTQGSGDGFSVCQDVKDFAPEQLSVKVVGRKVVLVGQKETQSTDEKGSFSYKYEVLKREWDVPEEVDAEALTCSLSKEGQLRIEAPKLALPAAPERNVPIQMGPAVAQPAGSTEEGAERAKA, encoded by the coding sequence ATGCTTTGCCGCCTGCACTTCATGCCACCCATGTCCAGCTCGCTGTTCCCGTGGCTGGGACCCGTCCGCACCCTCTGGCCACATCCAGGCACCCTCTTCGCCGAGCTGGAGCGGGAGATGCGGCTGGAGATGGAGAGGGCTCGGGAGTTCATGAGCAGCGTGGAGCAGTACCTGAGCGGTGGGAGCAGCCCCGGGCGGCTCGGCATCACCGCAGAGCGCACCCCGAGCACCAGCGCAGCCCTGACCCAGGGCTCTGGGGACGGCTTCTCTGTCTGCCAGGACGTGAAGGACTTTGCGCCCGAGCAGCTGTCGGTGAAGGTTGTGGGCAGGAAGGTGGTGCTGGTGGGGCAGAAGGAGACGCAGAGCACGGACGAGAAGGGCTCCTTCTCCTACAAGTACGAGGTGCTGAAGCGGGAGTGGGACGTGCCCGAGGAGGTGGATGCCGAAGCGCTGACCTGCTCCCTGTCCAAGGAAGGGCAGCTCCGCATCGAGGCCCCCAAGCTGGCGCTGCCGGCCGCTCCCGAGAGGAACGTGCCCATCCAGATGGGGCCGGCGGTGGCACAGCCAGCTGGCAGCACTGAGGAGGGAGCCGAGCGAGCCAAGGCGTGA